Part of the Chloroflexota bacterium genome, CTGCCAATGCGATCGGAGAGCCAGCCAACCACAAGACCGGTGGACCCCGTAACCAACGCGCTGACGGTGGCATATAGGGCAACCGCCGTCACCGAGTCTGTCAGGCGGAAAATGAGCAGTGGAAGCAGCACCGAACTCGTGCCAAGCCACCACGTCGGCAGAAACCGAATCCCAATGAGACGCAATATGAGCGGTCGCCGCCACAACACCTGGTAGGAGCGCAACATCTCCCAGGCGGACAGCGTTTGCACCTGTTCCAACCGGATTTGCGGTAGGAAAAACACGCCGAAGAACACGAGCAGCAGATTCCCCACCAGCATCCCGATGCCCAACGTGCGAAAGCTAAACTGATCGGCAATTGGGCCTGCCGCCGCGTTGCCCAGCGCGCTGCCAATTGTCGGCCCGGCAAAGTAGAGCGCCCCCATCAAGCCCATACTCCCCAGCGGCGCTACCAGGGCAAGATAGGCGCGTGAAGACGTGGTGCGCAACGTAAAAAGCGCGCCGTACAGGATTGCCAAGAAGACGAGCAGACGGGTGTCGGACACCATGAACATGAGCCCGCCAATGCTCACCGCCGTCATTCCCAGCAGCAAGAGATACTTCGCTCCAACGCGGTCCGCCAACATGCCGCCAATGAAGAGAATGGCGATGCGCACGAGGTTTTGGAGCGAGAAGAGCGTGGAGGTCAGGATCGGCGATCCGCCGAGCACTTTCTCGACGTACACGGGAAAAAGCGAGCGTCCGGGCGTGCCCAGTGTGGCGTTGAGGAAGAAGATCGCCAGGAAGAGAATGAGCGGCTTGAGGTACCGGTGTTCCGAAAGAGGTGAGCGTTGAGCGGGGTTGTCAGTTGCGGCCATGCGCCTGTGTCATTCGTGAGTTGGATGTGCAAACATGTGATTGTTGGGTTATGTGAAGCCGAAACCGTGTACACGGGCCAAAGCTACACGCCGCTCGCATGTAGCGCGGGGCGGCACGGTACACGCCGAACCTTCCCCGCGTGTCTACACGCCGCTCGCATGTAGCGCGGGGGCTTGTCCCTCGCCCGTGTGACATACTCTCTCGTAGCGCGGGGGCTTGTCCCCCGCCTCCGCCATCCGCAGGTTGCAAACTTGCGCTACCGGGAACTCCGGTATCTTACGGTGCCTAGTAGCCTTGGGGCTTGTCCCCCGCCTCCGCCGTCCGCAGGTTTCAAACCTGTCCTGAGCACTTCGGCAGGCTCAGCACAGGCTCTGTCGAAGGGCCTGCGCTACCGGGAACTCCGGAATTTTATGGTGTCTAGTAGCGCGGGGGCTTGTCCCCCGCCCGTGTGACATGCTCTCTCGTAGCGCGGGGGCTTGTCCCCCGCCTCCGCCGACCGCAAGTTGCAAACCTGTCCTGAGCCTGTCGAAGGGCCTGCGCTACCGGGTATTCCGGAATTCTACGGTGCCTAGTAGCCCGGGGGATTCTCTCCCGCCTGTGGCATCCGCAGGTTACAAACCTGCGCTACCGGATCAATACGGTGCCTATCCCGTTCCGGTATCCGACACAAGCGCGTGTCCCCCGGCCTCCGGGCATGGGGCGTGCACAACGGTTACCGAAACGCTCTGCGCGACGGTCTGTGTGTGGCGGCAAGACCATCCTATAGGGCTATTTCCACAGGATCGCCGTTTTGCTGCAGCGATTCATAGATCGCCCAGGTAACGGCCAGAGCGATGCGCGCATCCTCGGCGCTGGCCTGCACCGGCTCTTCGCCCCGGATCGCCCGTATCGCGTGCTGCGTTAGGAGCAACTGGCTGTCACCGCCGTAGGGACCGAATTCTTCGCTCGCTCCGCCCTCCCGCAGGATCTTGAAGCCATCCCGGGGACGGCTCGGCGTCAACGCGCCCTGGGGGCCGAGAATGTCGTCAATCCGTCCCTGCGGTTGCACGCCCGGCGGCAAGCCCCACGAGATGCTGAACGCGGCCAGGTCGCCGCTGCCGTATTCCAACGCAACCGTGGCCGTATCCGGCGCCTTGTTTGCGAAGTGGGCGATTTCCGGCCGGTCTTTGGCAAGCGTGAAGCCGTGGGCGCTCACCCGCACCGGATTCGTGCCCGTGAGCCAGCGCCAGTAGTCAAAGTAGTGGGTCATGAAGTCGTTGAGCGGGCCGCCGTTGCCGCGGTCCATGTCGTGCATAGCCAGCTTGGGGCGAATGTGAGTGGCCGAGTGCATGCGGAACATGACCGGGCTGCCCAGGGCACGATCTCGCATCGCCTGTCGCACGGCTGCGGGCGCGTCGCCGAAGCGGCT contains:
- a CDS encoding MFS transporter gives rise to the protein MAATDNPAQRSPLSEHRYLKPLILFLAIFFLNATLGTPGRSLFPVYVEKVLGGSPILTSTLFSLQNLVRIAILFIGGMLADRVGAKYLLLLGMTAVSIGGLMFMVSDTRLLVFLAILYGALFTLRTTSSRAYLALVAPLGSMGLMGALYFAGPTIGSALGNAAAGPIADQFSFRTLGIGMLVGNLLLVFFGVFFLPQIRLEQVQTLSAWEMLRSYQVLWRRPLILRLIGIRFLPTWWLGTSSVLLPLLIFRLTDSVTAVALYATVSALVTGSTGLVVGWLSDRIGRAIPVIASSLTLALGPFGCALFVDNALLLAVSAIFTSLGGQWLASLMPSLVRVSGEGQEQGRLTAITEAAWTFGNLGGTMAAGILIGLSAPLPFALAGALNFGTVLLALQAARILRDTDILRAR
- a CDS encoding Gfo/Idh/MocA family oxidoreductase; translated protein: MANDRLRVCIVGTGARGNAHATAWAASGEAEVAAVVDVLEDRAQELAAAFEAPLVFTDYREAVQRDDIDVVSICTPAFYHEEVTIFAAEHGKHMLSEKPIAMRLDQADRMIATLNATGVVFVINFQSRFGDAPAAVRQAMRDRALGSPVMFRMHSATHIRPKLAMHDMDRGNGGPLNDFMTHYFDYWRWLTGTNPVRVSAHGFTLAKDRPEIAHFANKAPDTATVALEYGSGDLAAFSISWGLPPGVQPQGRIDDILGPQGALTPSRPRDGFKILREGGASEEFGPYGGDSQLLLTQHAIRAIRGEEPVQASAEDARIALAVTWAIYESLQQNGDPVEIAL